A segment of the Anopheles cruzii chromosome 2, idAnoCruzAS_RS32_06, whole genome shotgun sequence genome:
TATCTTCGACTGATTGATGACTTGcagattagaaaaaaaaccgcacacGTTGGGGAGGTGATAGCGAAAGGGTAAAGGGTAATATTCCGGTAGTGGATACTGTACTCTGGGCGTAGGCATATTAGGGCAGTAATGGTGAGCGAATAAGGGAAGGTAGCTCTACGAGTTCTCTCCCAGAGAAACGTCTCTCCAAAATTGATCGTCTAAATTTGTTCGTCGCTGAAGATAAGGAATGCCGGGAAGCTACCAGTACCGCGGTCCACGATGGTCCAAAGAgacgaaagaagcttcaagctcaaagtctctataataaagatactaacaacaacaaacccacGATGGTCCAATGTCTTATTGCATTATATTGTTGTGTTAAGACATAAAACCCCAAGCGGCCAGTAATAAACAATCTGAATGTCTGTTATCTGGTGATTTATTATATAAATCAGTTTGTTTCCTAACAGAATAACGTGCAGAAATACAATAGTTAATAGTACTTAATATTTGGATGTTTCGAGATTCAGAATAGTTTTACATCGCTTCGCCCATCGGTTTGATAATGATTTCGTGCACTTGAACATGGGGCGGTGTTCCCAGCGTGTAAAGGACAGCATCGGAAACATCCTCTGATCGCAGCATTGGCCAATCGTCTGAGATCTCTATTCCTGTATCATTTAGAAATTCCGTCCTAACTCCACCGGGGCTAACACTCTGTGGTGAAAAGAGAACAAGGTAATCATATTTTAAAACTGGAATCATAAAATGCCGCTAATTCTTACCGTAACTTTAATCTTCTTTCCAGCATCTCTCATCTCCTGGCGCATCGTTTCCGTAATGGCCTTGACGGCGTGTTTGGATGCTGAGTAAACGTTTAATTTCGGGAAATTCGGTACCATGTGGCCAGCGATGCTGCTAATATGAACGATGTGTCCATCTACCGATCGTTTGACCATCGATTGATACGCCCGCTGACTGCATAGCACCAAACCGGTCACGTTGGTGTCCAGCACGGCTTTAATATCGGATGTGTTTCCGACGTCTAGTAGATTGGTCGATCGCATGATTCCGGCATTATTTACCAGCACATCACAGCCACCGAACTTTTCCTCGATCGATTTAAACACAGCGTCTACGTCCGCTTCTTTCGACACATCGCACTTCAAAGCGTGCAGCCTTTTGGCCGCATCTTCCGACAGATCCTTTCGTAGTTCTTCAACGCGTTCAACACGACGGGCTAGGCCAATGGTAATCATGCCGGCTTTGGCGAGATCCTTTGCGATCGCCGCTCCAATACCGGAACTTGCACCTGTCACGACAGCTACACGACCGTTCCAACGCTCCATTTCCAGCATCTCTCATCTCCTGGCGCATCGTTTCCGTAATGGCCTTGACGGCGTGTTTGGATGCTGAGTAAACGTTTAATTTCGGGAAATTCGGTACCATGTGGCCAGCGATGCTGCTAATATGAACGATGTGTCCATCTACCGATCGTTTGACCATCGATTGATACGCCCGCTGACTGCATAGCACCAAACCGGTCACGTTGGTGTCCAGCACGGCTTTAATATCGGATGTGTTTCCGACGTCTAGTAGATTGGTCGAT
Coding sequences within it:
- the LOC128268784 gene encoding farnesol dehydrogenase-like; translated protein: MERWNGRVAVVTGASSGIGAAIAKDLAKAGMITIGLARRVERVEELRKDLSEDAAKRLHALKCDVSKEADVDAVFKSIEEKFGGCDVLVNNAGIMRSTNLLDVGNTSDIKAVLDTNVTGLVLCSQRAYQSMVKRSVDGHIVHISSIAGHMVPNFPKLNVYSASKHAVKAITETMRQEMRDAGKKIKVTSVSPGGVRTEFLNDTGIEISDDWPMLRSEDVSDAVLYTLGTPPHVQVHEIIIKPMGEAM